The following DNA comes from Papaver somniferum cultivar HN1 chromosome 4, ASM357369v1, whole genome shotgun sequence.
AACTGGGTTAAGCTTTAAGGGACCACGAAAGATAGaactcaaaacaaaacaaaaaccgaaaagaaaacaaaaaaaactaactACGCCTAATACTGTGTCCCATCCTCATCTTCCTTAATAATTTGTTAAAAAGCTTAATAGAGAAATCCTCTATACTCACATCCATCCAATTGATAGGAGGATGATAACCAGCCAACAGATCAACCACTCTGTTGGTCTCGCGATAAACATGAGAAATATTTAAGATTTCAGAGAAGTATCTAAGCAAATTTACCCCGCGCCAAAATTTGAAGAAGCTGCCAAGGTGTTTTTTCCTCCTTATTCATCAAGATGTAGTAGACCACCATTGAATCAATGGCCAAATGAGCAATTTTAAAACCCCATGTTCTCGCAAGAGTTAGTCCCATTTCAACCCCTTGCAATTCATGGGCAGTTGCAAAAATGGGTGGGCCACCCCATTTTGCAGCAACAATAGGATCACCAACACTATTCCTCAGAGTAGCTCCCCACCCCTATAAAGATCTTTCTTGGAGTCGTCAGTattgatcataatttcatcattaTCAGGACCAAGCAAAGTACAATACTGAACAATGATAGAGATAAAGCTGCAACTTAACCCCCATATCTCTACAAAGGCTCTAGATATAGGACTATTCGTTAACTTCCCTTCTATCATGGACATAACCTTGATTTATACATCGTTGATAATAGCATGACCAACTTGGTCAGCAGCACTGAAGTTGCTTGAGAAAACCCGGTTGTTCCCCTCATTCCAAATGTGATACATATAAAAGTTCAGAATTATTTTCTTCACTTTAGGCAACATGTCTTCTCCAACAAAGACTGCAACACATCAGTCCATCTCTTCTTGCCAGGAGCTAATTAAGTTACGAAAATATCCCATTTTGAGGAGAACTCCCTGCCAAATGCCAGCAGAATAAGTACACTCATAAAATAGATGATCTTCAGACTCAGAGATGCCATCACAGAGAGGACAAGTAACCACTTGTAACATCCCCCACTTCACCATTTTCTCTCTTGTCTTTAATCGTCTATGGAACCCTAACCAAGCAATAAAAGTATGTTTTGGCACATGAGACTTGAACCATACCAAACAATGCCAGTTTACAGAGTTCCTAACACCATATAAAGCCTTATAAGAGTCTTTCATAGTATGCTCCCAATATATCTAGGCTTCCAaaccacaatatctttttcaccCATGTTGAACTCAACTATCTGTAATTTAGATATCACATTTTGCACCTCCACAAAATGGGACTGAGAAAAACTCCATTGAGCATTCTCAATAAAATGATCCACCGTGCAATTAGAGTTGGGAAAAATGTATTCCAATATAGAATTATTCACCCATTCATATATATGACCACAAGGATGCCATAAGTCAGAGGTAAACTTAACACTACTACCAGTACCAAGTACATGAAAGATAAGATTTTTAGCAACCTCTCTCTGGTCCAAGATTTGATGCCAACACCACGATAAATCCTGTGGAATATTAATGTTCCAAAAGTCTCTATTTATAATAAGGTTCTTATGAACCCAATCATTCCAAATATTTTCCTTTTCAATGACCAAATCCGACACATGCCTAAGGTTAGCAGCAGTATTAGTAATTTCAATATTCTTCACTGCCAAGCCACATTCTTGTAAAGGTCTACAAACTAAATCCCAACCTATAGGATGATACTTGATTCCCATATATACACCAGCCCACAAGAATTTCTTACAGATAAAATtcagttctttgatagactttttcgGTAAACAAAACAGGACAACCAGAAAAATATCACACCAATGAGCACAATTTTGACTATAAGAAATCTCCCAGAATAATTAAGTGACTTAGATTTCCATGATTTTACCCTTTTAACGATCTTAGATATTAGGGGTAAGCAATCTTGATAAGAAAGTCTAGTAGATAATAAAGGTACACCACAATAGCGAACAGGTAAAGCACTACTACTACAGTCCAAACATAACAAGATCTGAGATAGAGTCCCACTATCAAccgaagaagagaaaaaagttGTCTTCTGCTTATTCATTTCAAGGCCAGAAATCTTACTAAGCATAGCTATAGCATGTTTAACTGAATCAGCAGCAGCAAGCGAACCTTTGaaaaaaacaagaatatcatTGGCGAAGCAAAGGTGTGTCAAATTTGTCAACCTACGTCTAGGATGAAGACCATAACTACCAACATCAACTTGAAGTTTCAAAGAAATACTCAAAACTTCCATAACAATAACAAAGAGGTAGGGTGATAGGGGACAACCTTGCCTAAGGCTCCCACTAGTAGGGAAATATCCATAAGGTGAATTGTTAACCAGCATCGAAAatttagctaaagaaaaaagtacATAAATCCATTCAATGAACTGATCAGGAAAACCCATTCTAACTACACATAGAAAAATGAATTTTCAATTAATTGTGTCATAAGCttcccttatatatatatatatatcaatattAAGTGAATATCTAGGAGAGTGCCAGTTTCTCTATGATAATTTCGTACGATTTCATGGGAAAGCATAATGTTATCTTGTATTGACCTACCGAAGATAAAAGCATATTGGTTTGCACTCACGAAACATCTCAACACACTTTTCATTCTAATAGCTATTATATTTGTTATACACTTATAAATAACATTACAGCATAAAATAGGTATATTATCAGCAATAACATCTGAATTATCAGATTTAGGAACCAGGGTAAGAAAAGTGTTGTTTACCTCCCCCAACAACTTCGATTTAGAAAGAAAAAGATCTGAATGGCCTTCACAAAATCTTCTTCAATAATCTGCCAACAAACCTTGAAAAAAATGACTCGATAAGCCATCAGGACCCTGAGCTTTACTATAGCCAATACAAGATAAAGTATAGATTATTTCATTCCTAATAATAGGAGAAACCAAACTACAAGCATCATCAGCACTAACCAGATTATAAAATTTTAACAAAAGCAACATCATCCTTAGAGAAAGTAGAAGTATTGTCTCCTTTAAACAAATCAGAAAGAAATTGGATACATTCTAGGAAAATTTCTTTATCTTCATCAAACACATTACCATTTGAATCTTTAAGGATAAAAATATTATTATGACAACGTCATTCTTTTAAAGAATTATGAAAAAATAAAGAATTTAAGTCTCCTTATTCCATCCATTGCACCCTAGACTTTGCTTAAGCATATATTCTTCTTGTCGAACAGCCTTAGCATAAGAACCTACAATTCTTCTTTCTATGTAAGTAGTAGCAGCATCAAGAGGTTTTAATTGAACATTAGTTTGAGCAGTTATCATTGCCTCTTTAGCTTTACAAACTTCTTCATAAAAATTATTAgatctccatcttctccattcaccTAGAGCATATTTTACTTTCTTGAGTTTAGACACCAAAACAAACATATGATTGCCTTTTATTTTCCCTCTCCAAGCCTCTCTAACAATGTCAAGGAAATCTGGCTCCTCTGTTAGATAATTAAATGAAAGGTGGAGGGCCATGTTTCTATTGTTTAAAAACAGAACACACCATAGGCGAATGATATGAAATCCCAGGATTTAGTAAATCAACTTTTCAACTAGTAAAAAGAGAAACCAATTCCATGTTCACCAAAACTCTGTCAATTTAGTAACAACCCTACTCGAACCAATCTGTTTATTTGACCAGGTGAGAAAATCTCCAGAAAAAGGAAGATCAAATAAATGAGACTCTTgggtacaaaaaaaaaatcattcatagAAGAAGCTTGAATAATGGAGCTACCAATTTTCTCATTAGAAGCTAAAATCTTATTATAATCCCCTAAAACGATCCAAGGCCCCTCATACAAAGCAGCATAAGCAATTATATCATTCCATAGAGTTTTCCTCATAGTGCTTTCACTATCAACATAGACCATTGTAACAACAAACCGTAAATTTCTACTAGTAACAACCTCTAAGAGAATATTTTGATCAACAGTATGAATAACATAAACATTAGCTTCCAGGGGATTCCACCCTACccaaattctaccaaaagaattaTTTATATAATTATCAATGAACTTccaatttttattaacaaaaaatcTAATAGTATCCTTATTCAACTCATGAACATGAGTTTCAACAACTCCTACAATGGATAGTTTATTGGAAAAAATAAATCGCTACTAAGCTCTCGTTGCTTTAGAGGGTCATTGAGCCCTCTAATGTTCCAGCAACCTAGCTTCAACATCATTATTAAAAAGAGAAAGTGGCCTCTTAGGAGGCCTAGATGATTTCTTAATATCTAATCCCTTAGGAGAAAACATTATAGAATTAGAGACCCCATTAGGTTTGGTTAAGAATTTACCTCTAACTCCACCAGAAACAGAGGCATTTTGATTGTGTAATTGAAGTACCATATATACCTTGAGTCTCAACACTAGAGTTGAAGTTTTGGACCAAAATATTTACATGACCCATAACCTCCTGTTGTTTACTCATGTCACTTCAATCAATACATCAAACATGTTTTATGTAGTAATGCCAACTGCCTTCTCAACCTCCGTACCTtcattttctttgtttccacCTGGAGAGGTAGTGTCATCCTCCATCTTATCCTGATCCATAAATGATTTAAGGTTTTTATATACATCAATGACAAGTTTATGCCCATTCTTCTTAGAGCCTTTAACAACCCATTGTTGGTGTTCACCAGTAGTGGTAGTCTTCACTTGCTCAACTGGTGCTTTAACCTCCTTAGCCTTAGCCTTAGCCTTTGGACACTTTGACAGAGTATGTCCAAAACATGAACGTTATAACAGACTTGCGGCTTCCATGAGTACTCAACATCTACATCTACTACATGCTTCCCTTTATATATAGTAAACAAGTAGCGAAGTAGGATAATCACACTTTATATCTAACTCAACCAAAACTCTAGCAAAACTCATTCTCGATTTCGTGAGAGTAAGATGATCTATTATAATAGGCTTACCAATCAGACTAGCAATCTTAGAAAGGTAAGCAACATTCCACATATGTAATGGTACTTTGCGAAGATTTACCCAGGTAGGAACTGATTTATCTCTGTCATTTCCTGCTCAGTTAGCTCATGCCATGATATGACTAAAAATAA
Coding sequences within:
- the LOC113272941 gene encoding uncharacterized protein LOC113272941, which encodes MGFPDQFIEWIYVLFSLAKFSMLVNNSPYGYFPTSGSLRQGCPLSPYLFVIVMEVLSISLKLQVDVGSYGLHPRRRLTNLTHLCFANDILVFFKGSLAAADSVKHAIAMLSKISGLEMNKQKTTFFSSSVDSGTLSQILLCLDCSSSALPVRYCGVPLLSTRLSYQDCLPLISKIVKRSIKELNFICKKFLWAGVYMGIKYHPIGWDLVCRPLQECGLAVKNIEITNTAANLRHVSDLVIEKENIWNDWVHKNLIINRDFWNINIPQDLSWCWHQILDQREVAKNLIFHVLGTGSSVKFTSDLWHPCGHIYEWVNNSILEYIFPNSNCTVDHFIENAQWSFSQSHFVEVQNVISKLQIVEFNMGEKDIVVWKPRYIGSIL